Proteins co-encoded in one Sphingomonas sanguinis genomic window:
- a CDS encoding glutaredoxin family protein — protein sequence MTAPRKAILYRMVMPTHTCPYGLKAKDLLRRQGYEVDDRWLRTREETDAFKAEHGVKTTPQIFVGGERVGGYDDLRRFFGKHVPDPKATSYRPVAALFVMTALMALAASQAVYATPFTGRAIEWFVAFSMAVLALLKLQNVESFATMFLNYDLLAKRWVPYSYVYPFAEAMAGVLMIAGIAKWLSVPIALFIGGIGAVSVVKAVYIDRRELKCACVGGSSNVPLGFLSLTENLMMIGMAVWMIVS from the coding sequence ATGACCGCGCCCCGTAAAGCCATATTGTACCGCATGGTGATGCCCACCCACACCTGCCCCTATGGCCTGAAGGCGAAGGACCTGCTGCGCCGACAGGGTTACGAGGTCGATGACCGCTGGCTGCGCACCCGTGAGGAGACCGACGCCTTCAAGGCCGAGCACGGCGTGAAGACTACGCCGCAGATTTTCGTCGGGGGCGAGCGGGTCGGAGGCTATGACGATCTGCGCCGCTTCTTCGGCAAGCATGTGCCCGATCCCAAAGCGACCAGCTATCGCCCGGTCGCCGCGCTTTTCGTCATGACCGCGCTGATGGCGCTGGCGGCCAGCCAGGCGGTCTATGCCACCCCCTTCACGGGTCGCGCGATCGAATGGTTCGTCGCGTTCAGCATGGCGGTGCTGGCGCTGCTGAAGCTCCAGAATGTCGAGAGCTTCGCGACCATGTTCCTCAACTACGACCTGCTCGCCAAGCGCTGGGTGCCCTATTCCTATGTCTATCCCTTTGCCGAGGCGATGGCGGGGGTGCTGATGATCGCGGGGATCGCGAAATGGCTGTCGGTGCCGATCGCGCTGTTCATCGGGGGCATCGGCGCGGTGTCGGTGGTCAAGGCGGTCTATATCGACCGGCGCGAACTGAAATGCGCCTGTGTCGGCGGATCGAGCAACGTGCCGCTGGGCTTCCTGTCGCTGACCGAGAATCTGATGATGATCGGGATGGCTGTATGGATGATAGTGTCCTGA
- a CDS encoding MerR family transcriptional regulator, whose amino-acid sequence MGEWTIAGLAREGGVGVETIRYYQRRGLMPLPERVPGPGGAGGIRRYGEGDVRRLRFIRSAQEAGFTLEQIGELLALDATDDRARVRELAKTRIAALDAQIAGLQKARGALAHLARECGSGGEGPCPILMSFEQTH is encoded by the coding sequence ATGGGTGAGTGGACAATCGCCGGATTGGCGCGCGAGGGCGGGGTGGGGGTGGAGACGATCCGCTATTACCAGCGGCGCGGGCTGATGCCCTTGCCCGAGCGTGTGCCGGGGCCCGGCGGGGCAGGGGGCATCCGTCGCTATGGCGAGGGGGATGTGAGGCGGTTGCGCTTCATCCGGTCGGCACAGGAAGCAGGCTTCACGCTGGAGCAGATCGGCGAGCTGCTGGCGCTGGATGCGACCGACGACCGGGCGCGGGTGCGGGAACTGGCGAAGACGCGCATCGCCGCGCTCGATGCGCAGATCGCAGGCCTGCAAAAGGCGCGGGGCGCGCTCGCGCATCTGGCGAGAGAATGCGGGAGCGGCGGAGAGGGGCCGTGTCCGATCCTGATGTCGTTCGAGCAGACCCACTGA
- a CDS encoding tetratricopeptide repeat protein, giving the protein MSLLSSIAALLLAVQAAPAPAPPVTKPPSLDERMTPQLQAAARSVRLHQPQAALDILTPVLAAYEADHASETRRIYCGMSLQETLLYLSIAAKDKVAAVALPPGYCTALYLKGYALVDLGRVAEAKAIYERLMVLAPMYAQYQTEYGQLIRLEKDWPHMLAICTQASEAVRISDPAIRPMQQGAALRCQGYALTELHRYDEAEKRYRDALALNPDDALAQRELHYIAEQRAKAPAITS; this is encoded by the coding sequence ATGAGCCTGTTGTCTTCGATCGCGGCGCTGCTGCTGGCCGTTCAGGCGGCCCCCGCCCCCGCCCCTCCCGTCACCAAGCCCCCGTCGCTCGACGAGCGGATGACGCCGCAGCTTCAGGCGGCCGCCCGATCGGTGCGCCTGCATCAGCCCCAAGCGGCGCTCGACATATTGACGCCGGTCCTCGCCGCCTATGAGGCGGATCATGCGAGCGAAACCCGGCGCATCTATTGCGGTATGTCGTTGCAGGAGACGCTGCTCTACCTGTCGATCGCGGCCAAGGATAAGGTGGCGGCGGTCGCGCTGCCGCCCGGCTATTGCACCGCGCTTTATCTGAAGGGCTATGCGCTGGTCGATCTCGGCCGGGTGGCGGAGGCCAAGGCGATCTACGAACGCCTGATGGTGCTGGCACCGATGTATGCGCAGTATCAGACCGAATATGGCCAGCTGATCCGGCTGGAAAAGGACTGGCCGCACATGCTGGCCATCTGCACCCAGGCGAGCGAGGCCGTCCGGATTTCGGACCCAGCGATCAGGCCGATGCAACAGGGCGCGGCCCTGCGCTGCCAGGGCTATGCGCTGACCGAGCTGCACCGTTATGACGAGGCGGAGAAGCGGTATCGCGACGCGCTGGCGCTGAACCCCGACGACGCGCTGGCGCAGCGGGAATTGCACTATATCGCGGAGCAGCGCGCCAAGGCTCCGGCCATAACGAGCTGA
- a CDS encoding ABC1 kinase family protein: MANDDDKPGRVTHRAVPSGRFARAGAFGRLAGGVAGGMLAEGARRLASGERPKLGDLILTPGNAARVADRLSHLRGAAMKLGQMISMDAGDLLPPELQTILARLRDQAYRMPPAQLDKVLKAQWGGDWRRKFRHFEAAPMAAASIGQVHRATLPDGRVLAIKVQYPGVQGSIDSDVDNVATLLRVSNLIPPSIDLKPLLEEAKRQLAEEADYLREADRMEAYGDRLAGDPRYVVPRPERALTTPLLLAMDFVPGQSIDMLAEAPQETRDTAMTALIELVLRELFDFGMMQTDPNFANYRWQAETGRLVLLDFGAARDVPSETAASYRRLIEAGLAHDRDRIREIAVETGFLGEKAVAAHRPAVDRIIAAIDDTMARPGPFDFGDRAFVPVVREETKAMIADRDTWHVPHVETLFVQRKISGTALLCARLKARVDIRGLAAEAIGADLSLAPL, from the coding sequence ATGGCAAATGACGACGACAAGCCCGGCCGTGTCACCCACCGTGCCGTCCCCAGCGGCCGCTTCGCCCGTGCGGGCGCGTTCGGGCGGCTGGCGGGCGGGGTCGCGGGCGGGATGCTGGCCGAGGGCGCGCGCCGGCTGGCGAGCGGCGAGCGGCCCAAGCTGGGCGACCTGATCCTGACGCCGGGCAATGCCGCGCGCGTCGCTGACCGGCTATCGCACCTGCGCGGCGCGGCGATGAAGCTGGGCCAGATGATCTCGATGGATGCGGGCGACCTGTTGCCGCCCGAGCTTCAAACCATCCTTGCGCGGCTGCGCGACCAGGCCTACCGGATGCCGCCCGCGCAGCTCGACAAGGTGCTCAAGGCGCAGTGGGGCGGCGACTGGCGACGCAAATTCCGCCATTTCGAGGCCGCCCCCATGGCGGCCGCCTCGATCGGGCAAGTCCACCGCGCGACCCTGCCCGATGGCCGGGTGCTGGCGATCAAGGTGCAATATCCGGGGGTGCAGGGCAGCATCGACTCGGACGTCGACAATGTCGCGACCCTGTTGCGCGTGTCGAACCTGATCCCGCCCTCGATCGATCTCAAGCCATTGCTCGAGGAAGCCAAGCGCCAGCTGGCCGAGGAGGCGGATTATCTTCGCGAGGCCGACCGCATGGAGGCTTATGGCGACCGGCTGGCGGGCGATCCGCGCTATGTCGTGCCCCGGCCGGAGCGCGCGCTGACCACGCCCTTGCTGCTGGCGATGGACTTCGTGCCGGGCCAGTCGATCGATATGCTGGCCGAAGCGCCCCAGGAGACGCGCGACACCGCGATGACCGCGCTGATCGAGCTAGTGCTGCGGGAATTGTTCGACTTCGGCATGATGCAGACCGATCCCAACTTCGCCAATTATCGTTGGCAGGCCGAGACGGGCCGCCTCGTCCTGCTCGACTTCGGCGCGGCGCGCGACGTGCCGTCCGAGACCGCCGCCTCCTATCGCCGGTTGATCGAGGCGGGCCTCGCGCATGATCGTGACCGCATCCGCGAGATCGCGGTGGAGACGGGTTTTCTGGGCGAGAAAGCCGTCGCCGCGCACCGTCCGGCGGTCGACCGGATCATCGCCGCGATCGACGACACCATGGCGAGGCCCGGCCCCTTCGACTTCGGCGACCGCGCCTTCGTGCCGGTGGTGCGCGAGGAGACGAAGGCGATGATCGCCGACCGCGACACCTGGCATGTCCCCCATGTCGAGACGCTGTTCGTCCAGCGCAAGATCAGCGGCACCGCGCTGCTCTGTGCGCGGTTGAAGGCGCGGGTCGATATACGCGGGCTGGCGGCGGAGGCGATCGGGGCCGACCTTTCCCTCGCCCCTCTTTGA
- a CDS encoding SOS response-associated peptidase produces MPFDPADGLRGGGMTMMEPIWHVSTGDRATLDRTAEALCAEFAIAWTARASWGTWEQLTDLRAGHPAFVIRHTAEGDGLDTQRWGIGEGREATTRIPGLSLPWWRRLAERPVQRCLIPLTACTLAASEQPGRDRRATWFALAEEPVFTVAGLWRESGDARCFALVECEGDDRSPMPMIIAAADRERWLHGSIEDIAALQRPCPPEALRIGLPRPAAPVYPPSQAPF; encoded by the coding sequence ATGCCGTTCGATCCGGCGGACGGACTACGCGGTGGGGGCATGACGATGATGGAGCCGATCTGGCACGTGTCTACGGGGGATCGCGCGACGCTCGACCGCACGGCCGAGGCGCTGTGCGCGGAATTCGCCATCGCATGGACCGCGCGGGCCTCCTGGGGCACCTGGGAGCAGCTGACCGATTTGCGGGCGGGCCATCCCGCCTTCGTCATCCGCCATACGGCCGAGGGAGACGGGCTGGACACCCAGCGCTGGGGGATTGGCGAGGGGCGCGAGGCGACCACCCGCATCCCCGGTCTGTCGCTGCCCTGGTGGCGTCGGCTGGCCGAGCGTCCGGTGCAGCGCTGCCTGATCCCGCTGACCGCCTGCACCCTTGCCGCATCGGAGCAGCCCGGCCGCGACCGGCGTGCGACCTGGTTCGCGCTGGCCGAAGAGCCGGTCTTCACCGTGGCGGGGCTGTGGCGCGAGAGCGGCGACGCGCGCTGCTTCGCGCTGGTCGAATGCGAGGGGGATGACCGTTCACCCATGCCGATGATTATCGCGGCTGCGGATCGCGAACGCTGGCTGCACGGGTCGATCGAGGACATCGCCGCGCTGCAACGGCCATGCCCGCCCGAGGCCCTGCGGATCGGCCTCCCCCGGCCCGCCGCGCCCGTCTATCCGCCATCGCAAGCCCCGTTCTGA
- a CDS encoding MFS transporter, with amino-acid sequence MPLSLPPRGYRIAGLMALVHMLAVGDRFLLSILIEPIKADLGLGDAAIGALQGPAFAFVNGAAVVPMILLARRWPLARLLALALIGSSVATTMSAFAGSVDLLIPARMLLGLAQAAVVPAAMGLIVAAMVPGHRGRGISLFTGGASLGRGLAMVGGGGLLALFTLMALPVAPWRLTFASAGLFGLPLALVVWRIAEPVALCEDRRGRMGAALRHMVADRAMLAPHILSALCAVLVLQSLTSWSASLLIRMHALTPPQAGFQVGIAMMLAGAGGHAVGGALADRRGQEGAPVLMLAGLALCTVALWPLTRTDSLAVAVAALVVAVVGLSIALANAMIGLQARIPPSLRVEGTAIFLTLVTLLGTALGPWAVGLASQAIAGPTGLAEAIGRVLGATCLLGCGAAWVAGRRISLPPL; translated from the coding sequence GTGCCGCTCTCGCTCCCGCCACGGGGTTATCGCATCGCGGGGCTGATGGCGCTGGTCCATATGCTGGCGGTGGGCGACCGTTTCCTGCTGTCGATCCTGATAGAGCCGATCAAGGCCGATCTGGGGCTGGGCGACGCCGCGATCGGGGCGTTGCAGGGACCGGCCTTCGCCTTCGTCAACGGGGCCGCAGTGGTGCCGATGATCCTGCTAGCGCGGCGCTGGCCGCTCGCCCGGCTGCTGGCGCTGGCGCTGATCGGGTCGAGCGTGGCGACGACTATGTCGGCGTTCGCCGGATCGGTCGACCTTCTGATCCCCGCGCGGATGCTGCTGGGGCTGGCGCAGGCCGCGGTCGTGCCCGCCGCCATGGGGCTGATCGTCGCCGCCATGGTGCCCGGCCATCGTGGGCGGGGGATCAGCCTGTTCACCGGGGGCGCGTCGCTGGGGCGCGGGCTGGCGATGGTCGGGGGCGGGGGGCTGCTGGCGCTCTTCACCCTGATGGCGCTGCCGGTCGCACCGTGGCGGCTGACCTTTGCGAGTGCCGGGCTGTTCGGCCTGCCGCTCGCGCTCGTCGTCTGGCGGATCGCCGAGCCTGTCGCGCTGTGCGAGGACCGGCGCGGGCGGATGGGTGCAGCGCTGCGCCACATGGTCGCCGACCGGGCGATGCTGGCGCCGCATATCCTGTCGGCGCTGTGCGCGGTGCTGGTCCTGCAATCGCTGACCAGCTGGTCGGCCAGCCTGCTCATCCGGATGCATGCGCTCACCCCGCCCCAGGCGGGCTTTCAGGTCGGGATCGCGATGATGCTGGCGGGGGCGGGGGGCCATGCGGTGGGCGGAGCGCTCGCCGATCGCCGGGGGCAGGAGGGCGCGCCGGTGCTGATGCTGGCCGGGCTGGCGCTCTGTACGGTGGCACTGTGGCCGCTGACCCGGACGGATAGTCTGGCGGTTGCGGTCGCGGCGCTGGTGGTCGCCGTGGTCGGCCTGTCGATCGCGCTCGCCAACGCGATGATCGGGCTTCAGGCGCGTATCCCGCCTTCGCTCCGGGTCGAGGGGACGGCGATCTTCCTGACGCTGGTGACGCTGCTCGGCACCGCGTTGGGTCCCTGGGCCGTCGGACTGGCGAGCCAGGCGATCGCCGGGCCGACCGGGCTGGCCGAGGCGATCGGCCGGGTGCTGGGCGCGACCTGCCTGCTGGGCTGCGGTGCGGCCTGGGTGGCCGGGCGGCGTATCTCCCTTCCTCCCCTATAG
- a CDS encoding helix-turn-helix domain-containing protein, giving the protein MKEAIGFSSEGMDPDLAFARYRQLYAQGADVERLDGPFSARVTGWRFRHMLLFDRHLSGMAHAREERVTSDGFDHILLHHVVSGTLIGQGRSGFDRAGPGDIVFLDTRRGHRTEAHDLHLITASIARDLALAALGSLGALHGLVVHAPDTLILGEFLQMLVRHAPTLDDRHDGAFARALIELLPTALGGPRDLGVEARRQDHLRREAVEQLIDREIANRQLTGAAIAERVGVSRATLYRLYERTGGVAGHVRRRRIDAVRRALEQPGEPDLAALAQAYGLGSAAALVRAFQADQGIDPAAYRARVREDRGDPVETGTRRWNGWMQELD; this is encoded by the coding sequence TTGAAGGAAGCGATCGGCTTTTCCAGCGAGGGCATGGATCCGGACCTCGCCTTTGCGCGCTATCGCCAGCTCTATGCGCAGGGCGCCGATGTCGAGCGGCTCGACGGGCCGTTCAGCGCCCGCGTCACCGGCTGGCGATTTCGCCACATGCTGCTGTTCGACCGGCATCTGTCGGGCATGGCCCATGCCCGCGAGGAACGGGTGACGAGCGACGGCTTCGACCATATCCTGCTCCACCATGTCGTGTCGGGCACGCTGATCGGCCAGGGGCGCAGCGGCTTCGACCGGGCGGGGCCGGGGGATATTGTCTTCCTCGACACGCGGCGCGGCCACCGGACCGAGGCGCACGACCTGCACCTCATCACCGCCAGCATCGCGCGCGATCTTGCGCTGGCGGCACTGGGGAGCCTGGGCGCGCTGCACGGGCTGGTCGTCCATGCGCCCGACACGCTGATCCTGGGCGAATTCCTGCAGATGCTGGTCCGCCACGCCCCGACGCTGGACGACCGGCATGACGGGGCGTTCGCGCGCGCGCTGATCGAGCTGCTGCCGACCGCGCTGGGCGGCCCGCGCGACCTGGGGGTGGAGGCGCGGCGGCAGGACCATCTGCGGCGCGAGGCAGTCGAGCAGCTGATCGATCGCGAGATCGCCAACCGCCAGCTCACCGGCGCCGCGATCGCCGAGCGGGTCGGCGTGTCGCGTGCGACGCTCTACCGGCTGTACGAGCGGACCGGCGGGGTGGCGGGCCATGTCCGCCGACGCCGCATCGATGCGGTCCGCCGCGCGCTGGAGCAGCCGGGAGAGCCGGATCTCGCGGCGCTGGCACAGGCCTACGGGCTGGGCAGCGCGGCCGCGCTGGTCCGCGCCTTTCAGGCGGATCAGGGCATCGACCCCGCCGCCTATCGCGCCCGCGTCCGCGAGGATCGCGGCGACCCCGTGGAGACGGGCACCCGCCGGTGGAACGGGTGGATGCAGGAGCTGGATTGA
- a CDS encoding antitoxin Xre/MbcA/ParS toxin-binding domain-containing protein yields the protein MIAAFLDDIRDHDMIAPRRMAERLRLPLTRLAKLAQVNRNTMAAKPGSPAVQARLGEIARIITRAAELSGDEGRAIIWFRHQPLPGFGKTPEQLVEEGHAALVLGDLDRMAEGVYS from the coding sequence ATGATCGCCGCCTTTCTGGACGATATCCGCGATCACGACATGATCGCCCCGCGCCGCATGGCCGAGCGGTTGCGCCTGCCGCTGACCCGGCTGGCCAAGCTGGCGCAGGTCAACCGCAACACCATGGCCGCCAAGCCGGGCAGTCCGGCGGTCCAGGCACGGCTGGGCGAGATCGCCCGCATCATCACCCGCGCGGCCGAACTGTCGGGCGACGAGGGCCGCGCGATCATCTGGTTCCGCCACCAGCCGCTGCCCGGTTTCGGCAAGACCCCCGAACAGCTGGTCGAGGAAGGCCATGCCGCGCTGGTCCTCGGCGACCTGGATCGCATGGCCGAGGGTGTCTATTCCTGA
- a CDS encoding RES family NAD+ phosphorylase, which translates to MTYPLRALSCPLWRMLTIRYQRDPLSGEGARRHGGRWNAPGQAALYLGTDHATAIAEFYQGLAKPGTLAPYRLEATAIADLTDGQGHPADDGVAQAMAAPWKHIAEIQGGIPPSWTLAASLIEMGAEGALVPSAQNPGGTALVLWRWHRAGGDGEGAELALLDPDGALLTKH; encoded by the coding sequence ATGACCTATCCTCTGCGCGCGCTGTCCTGTCCGCTCTGGCGGATGCTGACGATCCGCTATCAGCGCGATCCCCTGTCGGGGGAGGGGGCGCGGCGTCATGGCGGACGCTGGAACGCGCCGGGACAGGCGGCGCTGTATCTGGGCACCGACCACGCCACCGCCATCGCCGAATTCTACCAGGGCCTCGCCAAGCCCGGCACGCTGGCGCCCTACCGCCTGGAGGCGACGGCGATCGCCGACCTGACCGACGGGCAGGGGCATCCGGCCGATGATGGGGTGGCGCAGGCCATGGCCGCCCCCTGGAAACACATCGCCGAAATCCAAGGGGGCATCCCGCCAAGCTGGACGCTGGCGGCATCACTGATCGAGATGGGTGCGGAGGGCGCGCTGGTCCCCTCGGCGCAGAATCCGGGCGGAACCGCGCTGGTCCTGTGGCGCTGGCACCGGGCAGGCGGGGACGGGGAGGGGGCTGAACTGGCATTGCTCGACCCGGATGGGGCGCTCCTGACCAAGCATTGA